The proteins below come from a single Aegilops tauschii subsp. strangulata cultivar AL8/78 chromosome 6, Aet v6.0, whole genome shotgun sequence genomic window:
- the LOC109744850 gene encoding MEIOTIC F-BOX protein MOF-like, whose protein sequence is MAASGKRLAGSADRLSDLPDGLLHTVMSFLTARQAVQTCVLSRRWEDLWCSMPCLNIDEREFSTSAILSDSDSDSDDGDEGGPNCTRLEYFVINLLMFHSAATLDVFRFHSVSERKIKFADQWLRRGIKRFPKVVDIDSKNCCCKLPRFGSSSSRLNRLHLSRISLDKTFTQQLRSGCPVLEDLELKWCVLEDAETASCTLKNLTIEHCTIYHPGALTIKVPSLTCLQLVAFSRNWDAAVANEMPFLIKATICTIRLIILPWKLLFSLINVKDLKLTGFRAPANLHDGSDTFPVFHNIRTLLFDTCDLSYKFDMLGCFLNNAPGLEKLTLESCMLPEASKGSKTGGNLKKASLEYDDALTFQCPSLKLTEIKYIYDDDVQKLFDLLLGAWSNLQNTNIVINKKT, encoded by the exons ATGGCGGCCTCCGGCAAACGCCTCGCCGGCAGCGCTGACAGGCTAAGTGACCTCCCAGATGGCCTCCTCCACACTGTCATGTCGTTCCTCACAGCCCGGCAGGCCGTGCAGACATGCGTGCTGTCGCGGAGGTGGGAGGACCTCTGGTGCTCCATGCCCTGCCTCAACATCGACGAGCGGGAGTTTAGCACCTCAGCAATCTTGTCCGACTCCGACTCCGACTCCGACGATGGGGATGAGGGTGGCCCTAACTGTACTAGGTTAGAGTATTTCGTCATCAATCTGCTGATGTTTCACAGTGCGGCAACATTGGATGTGTTCAGGTTTCATTCTGTTTCTGAACGAAAGATTAAATTTGCCGACCAATGGCTACGCCGTGGCATCAAGCGCTTCCCCAAAGTGGTGGATATCGATTCGAAGAATTGCTGTTGTAAATTACCACGTTTCGGTTCCAGTTCTTCACGCCTCAACAGGCTGCATCTTTCTCGCATTTCTTTGGACAAAACCTTCACCCAGCAGCTACGTTCTGGCTGTCCGGTCTTGGAAGATTTGGAGCTCAAGTGGTGTGTGCTTGAAGATGCAGAAACTGCATCTTGCACACTGAAGAACTTGacaattgagcattgtacgattTACCATCCCGGTGCGCTGACTATCAAAGTTCCTTCTCTTACTTGCTTGCAGCTTGTCGCTTTTAGTCGCAACTGGGATGCTGCTGTAGCAAACGAGATGCCGTTCCTCATCAAAGCCACCATTTGCACAATCCGTTTGATAATACTGCCATGGAAGCTTCTTTTCAGCCTAATTAACGTGAAAGATTTAAAACTGACTGGCTTTCGAGCACCG GCGAATCTTCATGATGGATCGGATACTTTCCCTGTGTTCCATAATATTAGAACCTTGCTGTTTGACACATGCGATCTAAGTTACAAGTTTGATATGCTGGGATGCTTTCTGAACAATGCCCCTGGTTTAGAGAAGCTTACACTTGAAAGTTGCATG CTTCCAGAAGCTTCTAAGGGAAGCAAGACAGGAGGAAATCTAAAAAAGGCATCTCTAGAATACGATGACGCACTTACTTTCCAATGCCCAAGCCTGAAGTTGACTGAAATCAAATACATATATGACGACGATGTTCAGAAACTGTTTGACCTTTTGCTTGGCGCTTGGAGTAACCTACAGAATACTAACATTGTGATTAATAAGAAGACTTAG